TGCGCCAACCTGCTCGCAGGCTGCGCCAACACCAGTCCGCCGCCTGGCGTGGAGGCGGTTACACCATTTGACATACAGCGCTACCAAGGCCGCTGGTACGAGCTGGCGCGGCTGGACCATGCGTTCGAGCGTGGCTTGATGGACGTATCGGCTACCTACATACCGCAGCCGGACGACAGTGTGCGCGTGGTGAATCGCGGATTTGACCTTGCCTCGGACCAGTGGCGCGAGGCCGTTGGCAAGGCCGTGTTCACAGGGGCGCCTACCACCGCATCGCTCAAGGTGTCTTTCTTCGGGCCGTTCTATGGCGGCTACCACGTGGCCGCACTCGATGCCGACTACCGCTGGGCGTTGGTCGTAGGCCCCGATCGCAGCTATTGCTGGATCCTGGCGCGGGACAAGGCCCTTGCGCCTTATACAAAACAGGCAATCGTGGCCCGGGCCAAGGCCTTGGGCATCGACATCGATGCCTTCATCTGGGTGAGCCACCAGAGTCCTCAGCCCGCGCAAGAGAGCCAGCCATGAGTGCCGCAGCCGCCGTGACCGGCCAGGCTACACACATAGTAGCCGTAGTAGGCGCCGGCCTTGCGGGCCTGGCCTGCGCCCAGGTTCTGGCACAGGCCGGTTGTATAGTGCATGTGTTCGACAAAAGCCGGGGCCCCTCGGGCCGAATGAGCACCCGGCGTGCCGACGATGCGCAAGTTACCTGGCAATGTGACCATGGCGCGCAGTACTTCACAGCGCGCGACGCCGACTTTCGCGCCGAGGTGCAGCGCTGGCAGCAAGCCGGTGCGGCAGCCTTATGGCCGGCCCGCCTCGCCAGCCACGATGGACAGGGCTTTGCGCCGCTGCATACTCCGCTGGAGCGCTTTGTTGGCACCCCACGCATGACGGCGCCTGCAGCTCACCTGGTGCGCACGCTGGGCGCATTGCCTCCGCCATTGGTGCCCGTGCAGGTCCGGCTGCAAACCACGGTGCAGGCTCTGGAGACTAGCGCCTCAGGCTGGTCTCTCACATCGGCGGAGCATGCGTCGCACGCCACACGCTACCGGGCCGTGCTGTTGGCAGTGCCAGCCCCCCAGGCAGTGCCCCTGCTAACCCCGGTAGCGCCAGACGGGGCTGCCCTGGCTGCCAGTGCCCTCATGCGTGGCTGCTGGGCGGTGATGGTGCGTTGCATTGCACCTGTATCTTTGCCGTGCGACGGTGTCTTTATCAATTCAGGCCCGTTACGCTGGTTGGCCCGTGACAGCAACAAACCCGGCCGCACCGGGCCGGAAACTTGGCTGCTCCATGCCAGTCCAGAATGGAGCGAGGCCCATATCGAAGACGATGCCGCAAGCGTCACCACTGC
The Mycoavidus cysteinexigens genome window above contains:
- a CDS encoding lipocalin family protein, which gives rise to MSTIQLCFSSAQRRRSMFSRLGLLALWIACANLLAGCANTSPPPGVEAVTPFDIQRYQGRWYELARLDHAFERGLMDVSATYIPQPDDSVRVVNRGFDLASDQWREAVGKAVFTGAPTTASLKVSFFGPFYGGYHVAALDADYRWALVVGPDRSYCWILARDKALAPYTKQAIVARAKALGIDIDAFIWVSHQSPQPAQESQP
- a CDS encoding NAD(P)/FAD-dependent oxidoreductase — its product is MTAPAAHLVRTLGALPPPLVPVQVRLQTTVQALETSASGWSLTSAEHASHATRYRAVLLAVPAPQAVPLLTPVAPDGAALAASALMRGCWAVMVRCIAPVSLPCDGVFINSGPLRWLARDSNKPGRTGPETWLLHASPEWSEAHIEDDAASVTTALLRAFAALGGPDPATVHATAHRWRYADTEPPLTAGCWWNASLGLGLCGDWLHGGKVEGAWLSGRALARCVLDTLAP